In Chthoniobacterales bacterium, the genomic stretch CCGTTTCGTCGAGTTCGCTGCAAAGTTTCAGCGCTTCGAATTTGTGGGGAATCGTCAAATTGAGCCCTATGAATCCCGCGCGGCGGGCCAGATCGATCGCCGTGGCGAGTTGTTCGGGTGCGCATTCAATCTTGGCGTAACGCGCATCGGAGCCGAGCGCTTCAAGGGCGGCATTATGCATAGCCGGCGAAAGCGAGTGCGCAACCGGGCAGCCAAGCACGCCGAGACGCACGGCGGGCGACATCGAGCCGCCTCCTTCCGCGCGTGCGCGCAGGTCGTCGATGTTGAATGTGGTTTGCTGGAGGTTGGTCATATGGATCCGCTTTCCGACCTATAACCTGCAGTCGCCGCAAAAGCTTCATAAACCGTCGAGCGGTGTTCGCAAAACAGGCAGTCTATTTCCGGCGGTCCGGGCCGCTTTGTTCCACGGTAAGCCAAGATGACGCGATAGGACCGGACTTTTACGCGGAAATATCCGTGCAGATCTTCTTCCAAGGCCTTGATGTCGCCTTTTTCATGCTCCAATTCGCGGATGGCGCACCGCAGGCGTTTGCGGGAGTGGGGGGCCAGACGTTTGATGTCTTCGCTGACCTGATACGCGACGTTGACCTTCATTCTCTTCGAGGACGGACGGCGGGCAGAGCTTCGTCTTGCCTGCCTCGTAGTCGCAGATGGCTTTCAAGGTCCGCCCGCTGGTTACGCTTCCGCGTTCTCGGCGGCGTCTTCCTGGCTCTGGCTGACGACGGGGGCCATGGCCTGAAGCTTTTCACCTTCGGACAGGCCGATGAGGCGGACGCCTTGGGCATTGCGGCCGGTCATGCGGATTTCGGCCACGCGTGTGCGGACGCTTTGTCCACCGCTGGTGATCAGCATGATCTCGTCGTTTTCGCGGACACTCAGGGCGCTGACAACCTCGCCGGTCTTGTCGGTGACCTTCATGGTGATGATGCCCTTGCCGCCGCGTTTCTGCAGTCGGTATTCGTCGAACTCGGTGCGTTTGCCCACGCCGTTGGCGCCGGCCACCAGCAGGGTGGCGTCGGTCACAACCAAGGCAGCGCCGATGACGAAATCTTTTTTCTCCGGACGGATGCCCCACACGCCGGTCGCGGTGCGGCCCATGTCGCGGATATCTTCCTCGCTGAAACGGATGCTCATGCCGTCCTTGGTGATAAGGACGACTTCGTTGTGTCCGTCGGTCATGAGCGCGGCGATGAGTTCGTCGCCTTCCTCGATGTTGATCGCGATGATGCCGCCCTTGCGGATGTTGCGGTAGGAGGAGAGGTTGCTCTTCTTGATGATGCCCGTCTTGGTGGCGAAGAGAATGTGGAGATTTTCATCCCACGTTTCGTCCTTGCCCGCGCCGGTCTTGGCCTGGATGCGCATGACGGCGGCGATTTCCTCGCCCGGTTTGAACTCGAGCAGGTTGGCAATCGAGCGTCCCTTCGCCGCGCGGCCCATCTCGGGAATATTGTAGGCTTTCTCGACGTAGCAGCGCCCCTTCTTGGTGAAGAAAACGAGATAGTCGTGCGTGCTGGCGGTGAAGAGGTGCTCGACGAAATCGTCCTCCTCGTCTTCCGCTTTGGCCTCGCGGGTCTGCATGCCGATGACGCCTTTGCCGCCGCGCTTTTGGGCGCGGTAGGCACTCACTGCGGTGCGTTTGATGAATCCGCGGTGCGTGACCGTGATGATGCAGCCTTCGTTGGTGATGAGGTCTTCGATGTTGATTTCGCCCTCGTCGGGCACGATATCGGTGAGGCGCGGCCCGGCGTATTTGGACTTAATTTCGCGCAGCTCGGTTTTGATGATATCGAGCACGCGCTCCTCGCGGGCGAGGATGTCCATGAGGTCATCGATGGTGGAAAGGAGTTCCTTGTATTCCCCGAGCACCTTGTCGCTCTCCATGCCGGTCAACTGGTAGAGGCGGAGTTCGAGGATGTCATCGACCTGCTGTTCGGTGAGAAGGTATTCGCCGTCGGTCAGGCGGTCATCGCGCCGGATTTTGACCCCGAATTTCTCTACCTGCTTGCGGGTGAATTCGAAGGCGAGGAGTTTGACCTTGGCTTCTTCGCGGGTTTTCGAATTGCGGATGATGCGGATGAAGTCGTCGAGGTTGGCCAGCGCAATGAGGAAGGCCTCGAGTTTTTCCGCGCGGATTTCGGCCTCGCCGAGGAGATGGCGCGTGCGGCGCAGGACGACTTCACGGCGATGCTCGATGTAGCAGGAGATGGCTTCTTTGAGCGACAGCAGCTTCGGCTTGCCGTGGTCGATGGCCAGCATCGTGATGGGGAACGAGGTCTCCAGCGCGGTGTGCTTGTAGAGATTGTTGATGACGACCTTCGGATTGGCGTCGCGCTTGAGTTCGACCACGACGCGCGTCTTTTCATCCGACTCGTCGCGGATGGCGCTGATGTCGGTGATCGTCTTCTGATTGACGAGATCCGCGATGCGTTCGACGAGGGTCGCGCGGTTGACGTTGTAGGGGATCTCGGTGATGACGATCTGCTCGCGGTTGCCCTTGAGTTCCTCGACGCCGGCTTTGCCGCGGACTTTGACCGAGC encodes the following:
- the gyrA gene encoding DNA gyrase subunit A, whose protein sequence is YSMSVIISRALPDARDGLKPAQRRILYAMHDLRLFPGRQHIKCAKICGDTSGNYHPHGEAVIYPTLVHMAQDWAMRETLVDGQGNFGSVEGDPPAAMRYTEARLTHLGTALMADMDKSTVDFVPNYDERLSEPIVFPAAFPNLLVNGGTGIAVGMATNMPPHNLGEVIDAICAQIDKPDITLDGLMKYIKGPDFPTGCQLCGVGGIRQYLETGRGSVKVRGKAGVEELKGNREQIVITEIPYNVNRATLVERIADLVNQKTITDISAIRDESDEKTRVVVELKRDANPKVVINNLYKHTALETSFPITMLAIDHGKPKLLSLKEAISCYIEHRREVVLRRTRHLLGEAEIRAEKLEAFLIALANLDDFIRIIRNSKTREEAKVKLLAFEFTRKQVEKFGVKIRRDDRLTDGEYLLTEQQVDDILELRLYQLTGMESDKVLGEYKELLSTIDDLMDILAREERVLDIIKTELREIKSKYAGPRLTDIVPDEGEINIEDLITNEGCIITVTHRGFIKRTAVSAYRAQKRGGKGVIGMQTREAKAEDEEDDFVEHLFTASTHDYLVFFTKKGRCYVEKAYNIPEMGRAAKGRSIANLLEFKPGEEIAAVMRIQAKTGAGKDETWDENLHILFATKTGIIKKSNLSSYRNIRKGGIIAINIEEGDELIAALMTDGHNEVVLITKDGMSIRFSEEDIRDMGRTATGVWGIRPEKKDFVIGAALVVTDATLLVAGANGVGKRTEFDEYRLQKRGGKGIITMKVTDKTGEVVSALSVRENDEIMLITSGGQSVRTRVAEIRMTGRNAQGVRLIGLSEGEKLQAMAPVVSQSQEDAAENAEA